In Rutidosis leptorrhynchoides isolate AG116_Rl617_1_P2 chromosome 2, CSIRO_AGI_Rlap_v1, whole genome shotgun sequence, one genomic interval encodes:
- the LOC139890718 gene encoding (S)-coclaurine N-methyltransferase-like has product MNKLMQVPYNATVKLIMALLERNLLPDFVIRKLTCYLLSSRLRSRFKSTSQQQLQDLMDFVHSLKDMPIAVKTEDAKSQHYELPTSFFNLVLGKNFKYSCCYFEDKSSTLEDAEEAMLQLYCDKSQLQDGQSVLDVGCGWGSLSLYIAQKYSNCKVTGICNSVTQKAYIEDQYGKLGLKNVKIIVADISTFEMEGSYDRIFSIEMFEHMKNYKDLLKKISNWMKADGLLFVHIFCHKSYAYHFEDIEEDDWITRYFFSGGTMPSAHLLLYFQDDVSVVDQWFVNGKHYAKTSEEWLKRMDENITVIKAIMESTYGKDSIVKWTVYWRTFFMAVAEQFAYNNGEEWMVTHYLFKKK; this is encoded by the exons atgaacAAGTTAATGCAGGTACCTTACAATGCTACAGTCAAACTAATAATGGCTTTACTCGAACGTAATTTGCTACCAGATTTTGTTATTCGCAAGCTCACTTGTTATCTTCTTTCTAGTCGTCTTCGTTCAAGATTTAAATCCACATCTCAACAACAACTTCAAGATCTCATGGACTTTGTACATT CATTGAAGGATATGCCTATTGCTGTGAAAACCGAAGACGCTAAATCTCAACATTATGAGCTGCCTACGTCTTTTTTTAACCTTGTACTCGGGAAGAATTTCAAATACAG CTGCTGTTATTTTGAAGACAAATCAAGCACATTAGAGGATGCAGAGGAAGCAATGTTGCAACTTTACTGTGACAAATCGCAACTGCAAGATGGACAATCGGTTCTTGATGTTGGATGTGGTTGGGGATCTTTGTCTCTATATATTGCACAAAAGTATAGTAATTGCAAAGTCACTGGTATTTGCAATTCGGTAACCCAAAAAGCATATATTGAAGATCAATATGG GAAACTTGGTCTGAAGAATGTGAAGATCATTGTTGCTGATATCAGCACATTTGAAATGGAAGGATCCTATGACCGAATATTTTCCATTGAAATGTTTGAG CATATGAAAAACTATAAGGATCTTCTGAAGAAGATATCCAACTGGATGAAAGCTGACGGTCTACTATTTGTTCATATCTTCTGCCATAAATCATATGCTTACCACTTTGAG GATATCGAAGAAGATGATTGGATCACTAGGTACTTTTTTAGTGGAGGTACAATGCCTTCTGCACATCTTCTTCTCTATTTTCAG GATGATGTTTCTGTAGTCGACCAATGGTTTGTGAATGGGAAACATTATGCAAAAACAAG TGAAGAATGGCTAAAGCGAATGGATGAGAATATAACAGTGATAAAGGCAATAATGGAGTCGACTTATGGAAAAGATTCAATTGTTAAATGGACTGTATATTGGAGAACATTCTTTATGGCGGTTGCCGAGCAATTTGCTTACAATAATGGAGAAGAATGGATGGTCACACATTATCTATTCAAGAAAAAATGA